The Callospermophilus lateralis isolate mCalLat2 chromosome 18, mCalLat2.hap1, whole genome shotgun sequence nucleotide sequence gtagccaacaAATAGAAGCAACCagaatgcccatcaacagataaatgggcaaagaaaatgtggtggatATTATTCACCCTTAAAAAGAAAGACCTTCTGTCACCTGCTACAACACAGACAAACCTTGAGGTCCTGCTGCAGGACATAAGCCAGTCACCAAAGGGCAAATCCTGTACAAGTCCACCTCAGAGAGCCCCAGAGGAGGCAAAGGCACAGACAGAGAGTAGGAGGGTGACTGGCAGGGTGCGGGGGCAGGAGGGCAGCGGGTTGTGCTCATGGATGGAGATGAAGTGCTCCGGGGGTCTGCTGCCCAGCTCTAACTTCAACACGGCTAAGACGGTCAAACTCAGGCTGCATGGGTTTTCACCATCGAGGACAGATCTAAAAAACAGAAACCTCTCAGCCCCTCCCAGTCCTGCACCCTTCCtccccagagtcagtctctctctccttGTGCCCATGCACCACCATCTGTTTGCTTGGTGGCTTGCTGCATCCCTCTGTCTAGAAGAGAAGCTCCGAGCCTCAGTTTGCTGCTGTGTCTCATAGATGGGTCCCTGGCCCCTACACAGCTGGTCCCTGGTAGGTCTCAGGGACATTCCCTGAGGGGTTAAGGAATTCCAGAGCAGGCTACTGTGCTGCCAAACTCTCCAAAGCAGGCTCTAGATACAAAACACAAAGGAGGAAGGTGACAGGTCCTAGAGAAAGGAGGGTGACAGGAATGAATAGTGGGACTGCAAAGAGCCTCTGAGAGGGAGGAACAGGCAGGCCCAGGCCCAGAGGCACCAATGACCTTGTTCTGTTCTGGGGGACCACAGTGAAGGCCCTCtgcagaggagcccagtgtgggGGGCGGGAGCAGGCTGTGGGGAGAACAGGGCCAGGCGAGTGAGCTGGGCACTCATCaggagagaaaaattaaaaagggggagaaaaatgtcAGAAACTGagataaatattttaatgcaaagattttaaaaatcaaaataaatgccaaaattCGTGGAAAACAAAATAAACCCAGCATTAGTGAAAGTGTCCAGCTGAGCCAACTGGAGGAACACTCTGTTGATATGTTTTAGTGTCATTTTTAATGGTCAGCTTTTTTAGAGAACTTTAAAATAACTGAAATGACCACGTTTCATTAATATGTAGCACAGCCTTTTCCTGAGTTGAGGATCTGATGTCCCCACCAGCCCTGAGGTCATTGTGCCTCCTGGCTCTCTAGAGATGAACAGGGGACGGTATTTACAACCTACTCTTTATTCCCTTCTGTTCAGGGGAATGTGGCCACGCTGCACAATGTCTCTGGACGGAATGACAACCTTAAGTCACCTTAACTAACTTTACCTTACCTGGTTTTGTCAGCTCATTAGAACACTATTTGTCTCCATTCCTGAGATTTTCTTGGCACCCCTTAAATTTTCACTGAAGGCAAGTGGCTCCTTGGCTCCCCCAGGCTCCTGACCTGATGGGAGGTAGGGGGCCACCAGGGGCTGAGGAGCTCACTTTCCCTGGGGTCAGCCTTGCACAGGgccatggtcaccatttgcatagaCCCTGTGACACAGCAGATCCTCATGCCACAGTAGCAGAGCTGAGTAGCCACAACAGGGACAGGGGGTCAGCAGCCAAGGGGTCCACCGTCTGGCCCTGCAGACAGGTGTCCAAGTGCAGAGGAGTGGACACTGGGCGCCTCGAAGATGGCACCAGGTGGAAGGGGAGACAGAGGTGGAGGGGAACAGGTCCAGGGAAGAGATCCCGAGTCCCTAACCATGAAGGGGTCAGGGAGTGTGGGGGCTGGTGCTCGCTGCTCTGAGGAGACATGATGTGACACAATGGCTTAACAGGAGGACAGCAGAACAGAGGGGGTCCCTGAGGCCAGGCCTGGGAGAAAGCAGGGAGGAGGGCGCTGTCAGCAGCCCACGGTGTGGGGATCCAGCTGGACAGCCGGCTGTCCCGGGGAAGAGGGGAGAGCAGCTGCGCCACCCTCAGCAGAGCAGTCCTGGGGACATCTCCGGGAGGTGTGGGGATGCGCCATGTCACTCACCTGAGAGGCTGGGCTCTGGACAGCGTTGGTATCCCCCGAGCCCTCCGCTGGCCTGGCGGACCTCTTCCTGTAGGAGCGCGCTCTGAATGGGGACACCAAGGAGCCTCAGTGGGACCAGGGCAGCACAGAGGGCAGACGGCCGCCCCACCCTGCTTCTTGCTGAGCCCAGGAGGGCGGCCAAGTGGGCGAGGACTGTCCTGTCCTGGAGGCTCCTACTGGGAAGGCAGGCTCCAGGCTCCCGCCTCCGAGAGTGGGGACAGCCCGGGAGCCCCTTGCTCGGACGAGGGCTTGTGTGGCTGGCTCCCCCAGAGCCCCCCTGGACCTCAGGTGCCCTGGCTTCACGCCCTCGGCCATCCAGGTCCCTCCAGCTCAGGGCCAGGCCCCGCTCGCCCTCCTCCTGTCCAGGGTGCTGCCCGGCCTCCCCGACGCCCGCCAATGCTCACCCgaggaggaggagggtgcagGACAGGAAGAGCAGGGAGGTAGCTCCAGCGCCCCAGAGGGCCCCCTGCGTCACTCCAGATAGAGGCCCTGCTTTGCCTGTGGACGCACCAGAGGGAATGGCTTTGCCGACTCAGCTCCCAggatccctcctccctccctgctcCCTGCAGGACCCTGGACTGAGCCTTCCTGGTCCCTCTCCCAGACCAGGAGAACTAGGATGGGGGTGGGGTGCCGTGTGGTTATTAAAATTTGGTATTTTGTTCACCATAGaattttttcatccatttttactttttaattattgCACCGTGATACTATTTTCGCTCAGTGTCTGGGCTGGGTCTGTTCTCACGGTGGTTTTGTTTGCCTTTACTCTTGGCttctggcttctggcttcatcttAAATGTTGTGCCCAAGGCAAATGCCTCACGAGTCCTGGCCCACAAAGCAAGGGCCCTGCTGCCCAGACCACCTGTCTAAGGCCCACCTGGCCTCCAAGATCCACCACCCACCTTGGCCCAGCAGGGAGGGGGCAGCCAGGCTCTGGGTCCCAGGCCCCCAGCTGAGGGCAGGACAGAGATGAGCTTCCCTCTCAAGCCCAGGAGGTGGCTGCAGGGACTGGTGTGGGGCAGGTGCTGCCCCCTCCTCCTGCCCCTCTGCAGCCCACTGTGACACTCACTCTGCAGTGACAGGCTCAGGGAGATGTGCTGGGAGCCTAGAGGGTTCTGAGCACGGCAGGTGAATTCCCCTCCTCCCCTGAGGTGCTCTGCAGACAGCTCCAGCACCCCAGGGTCCATGGTCTGCGAGGGACACAGAGTCAGGTTCCCCCAGGACCAGCTCAGTCTGGCAGGGGGACAGCTGTCGACGACACAGAGCAGACGTAGAGATTGACCCTCCAGGACAAAAAGAGATGAGCCATTCCCCAGGGTTGTGGATGCTGTGGAGAAAGAGACAGAGGGTCAGAGTGACAAAGAGAGCAAAGGAAAGAGAACCCTGGAGTCCAGGGAGGGGACCCACCCCCACTCATGGACTGAATGAAGCACAGGAAAACACACCCTTGACCTGGGCCCAGGAATATGGCCAAGTTGATGTTCCTGTGACGGATGTGTTTTCCTGTACCTCCTTCAGCTATATTGACTCAAGCTCTTGAACCAGAAAATGTGGCACAGCTGTATTTTGTGCTCAGGAGCTGAGCTCACTGACGTGCACACCCAGCTGTGGACAGAGGCTCAGGACCATCCACTGCTCACTCCTGTGGGCTGAATGGACTCAGTGCTGGTTGGCAGAGGACGCCCACAGAACAGGGTCCATCTGGGAAGTGGGACACCCTCACCACCAAGAACGAGGACCCTGAGTGCTACTGACATGCAGTGACCTCTCAGGCCTCAGGGGCACAGTCCAAGGCTCAGCTTGCATGGACACTGGCCACTTCTGGGAGGGACCTAGGCTCTGGGGAAAGACTGCTGGGCGTGTTCTGCGTGTGCCCTGGACTGTGCCTCCTGCCACAAGCACTTAGATCAAAGCTGTtggggaagaagaagaggaggctgGAGGCGGGTCCAGGAGGAGGCTGGGAGGGGGCCTGGGAGGCACAGTTCTGCTGTGAGAGTGTCACCCTGTCCCTGTGGGGGTGAGCCACAGGCACTGGAACCCCAGGGAGCCTGGGAGGGTGGGGACGGGTGCTCAAGGCAGACATGAGGCTTCGGTGGAGAGGGATCAATGGGTTCCCCAATAAGGGGCTCTGTCACCAGGGTGAGGGGACCCAGCCCTGCCCTGAGCTGAACAGGCCCTGCCCCCCCAGCCCCAGCGAGCCCCTCCCTACCTGGGCCAGCTCCTGGGGACACAGTTACACTCAGGTTCTGTGGAGAGTCTGGGGCAGGGAGACACGCAGACCTGTCAGTGGGAGGCTGGGGACATCAGCCCTCTGTCCCAGGAGCCTCATGGTGGGGAGGGGTGGAGGCTGCATCCTCCTGGCCCAGCCCCCACATGACTTCAGGACCcagcacccagggtccagggtcTGACCCCTCTCCCTGCTCCCTCAGGGACCAGCCCCATCAGAGACCCAGGTGTCCCAGCCCAGCTCTCACATGAGATGTTCAGGTGGACGGTCTTTGTCCTGGTCACACGGGCCCCAGGCAGGGTCACCTGGCAGGTGAGGTTGGTGCCATGGTCTGGGGGCCGCGGGGTGAGGGTGAGCACCGAGGAGTGGATGATGTTGGGGCCCAGGGAGGACACAGAGGGCCCTTCCCAGGAGAAGGTGGGGGGCGTCCCCTGCTCACAGGCCCAGGGCACAGAGCAGGTCAGGTTGCTGGGACGGCCAGACTCCAGGGTCCCAGGGACGAGGATGTCAGGGGTGTGGGTCAGGTCTGGTGAGCAGAGGGGGACAGGCAGGGTCAGGAGGGAGGGTGGGAGGTGGGGCCCTGAGAGAAGCTCAGGCTCTGACCCAGCTGCTCCCTGAGCCCCTAATGCTTGACCTCCAACTCCCCAGGGCAGGGTCCCACCCAGCCCTGCCCTGCTGCCCGGTGACCTCCCTGAGGCTGCCTTGACCTGGTGCCTTACCTGTCACTCGCACTGAGACCATGTCATATAGGTAATTGTACATCAAGTCTCCTCTCTCCACCCGAAAGTAGTAGGACCCCGTGTCCGTCTTCCTGGCGTCTCTGATGCTCAGGGAGCAGTTGTCGGTTCTTGGGTCCCCAAGGAGGTGGAATCGGCCCTGGGTCTCCTCCCGCACCTTCCTGTCAGGGTCATTGGTGGCCACTGGAGCATCCTTCATTGTGTCCCGTCGCCGGAACCAGTAGCCATGAGCTGGGTTCCAGGTAGTCCAGCTGCTCCAGGGGTAGGAGAATTGGCAGGGCACATGGACACACAGGCCCTCCTGCACTGTCACCTTCTTCTTCTCCACCCTCAGGGTGTAACCCCCCTGGCCCTCCACCCGCCCACAGCCCTGCAGcaggggcagcagcagcagcagcagcagcatgtcGGCCGGGGCTGCAGGGCCACAGGGGAAGTCTGCCCCCAGAGCTCCTCTCTGAGGAACTAAGAGCCCACAGGAGGAGGCCCACGGGAAGGGGACAGAGGGGACGGTGGCCTCCTAGAGGAGGACCTTCAGCCAGCCtctgccagggtggcctctgcccTTGGAGACCAGCCCCCACCGCCACATCCAGCCTGCAGCCCTGAGGACAGAGAGGACAGGGACCTCCCTGAGTCACCCGTCTCCTCCCTCCCTGTTGACGTCCTTCCTCTTGGGAGACTTTTCTGCAATGTCACTCAATGGACTTCCTCTAACCAGAGCCCTGAGTGACCCCAGGGTAAAGGAGACAAGGGAGGCCACTGGGGTGAGCAGGCCACCTCTCCTCCCTCAGCAGCCACACGGTGTGACACCCTCTCTGCACACCAGACCTGGACACTGTCCCCAAGGAGTCACCGCACAGGGGACAGACACTAAGAATTCAGGCACCTGGACAATAGTGGGATCCACTGGGCAGCGTGGAGGGCTGCTCCTGCCCTGGCTGGACATTGGTCCCAGGGGACTGTGCAGAGGAGACACTGGGCTGAGTTCTCTACAGTAAAACACCAAGGACACAGAGGGACCCTGCTGGCAGGTGACCTAAGGGACAGAGAACCCAGGCTGAGACCTCATGAGGGGGGACTGACCAGGAAGACAGTGGGAAGGGAAGAGGCAGATTTTAAAAGGTGCAATACGTCTCCTCAGTCACCAGCCACCAGGACGGACTCCCTCACGGCCATGCTCTCTGCTGCCCGGTCACTCCAGAGCATGtggacctggggcctccagagctGGTTGGCTCTGCCCCCAGGAGTCCCAGGGAACAGAAGGCACCCATCAAGAAATGCCAGTGTGGACGGTCCACCCTGGGGGTGGCCAGGATTTCGTGTGACCAGAAGCATGCGCCTGAATACAGTTGTCTATAGCTGGGGCAGGTC carries:
- the LOC143384288 gene encoding sialic acid-binding Ig-like lectin 8, encoding MLLLLLLLPLLQGCGRVEGQGGYTLRVEKKKVTVQEGLCVHVPCQFSYPWSSWTTWNPAHGYWFRRRDTMKDAPVATNDPDRKVREETQGRFHLLGDPRTDNCSLSIRDARKTDTGSYYFRVERGDLMYNYLYDMVSVRVTDLTHTPDILVPGTLESGRPSNLTCSVPWACEQGTPPTFSWEGPSVSSLGPNIIHSSVLTLTPRPPDHGTNLTCQVTLPGARVTRTKTVHLNISYSPQNLSVTVSPGAGPASTTLGNGSSLFVLEGQSLRLLCVVDSCPPARLSWSWGNLTLCPSQTMDPGVLELSAEHLRGGGEFTCRAQNPLGSQHISLSLSLQSECHSKAGPLSGVTQGALWGAGATSLLFLSCTLLLLGARSYRKRSARPAEGSGDTNAVQSPASQSHRVQSQAEERSPEPAALALATRPSEDEEIHYAALRFHEVKASEPQGEQAPDSEYAEIHIQP